Within Fusarium fujikuroi IMI 58289 draft genome, chromosome FFUJ_chr08, the genomic segment CGAAGATACCCGTATTCAGCAGTCCTGGAATGACAGAGCTAACATGTATGGGTGTTTTCTGAGACCTCATTTCCACATGCAGTGACTCGGTGAAAGCTTGTACGGCGTGCTTTGTGACTGCATATGCTGATTGGCCTGGAATGGTGGTGAACGCCCCGACGCTCGAAACATTGGCGATCCAGCATTCTTTTCCTGAAGCGATCATACGGGGTAGAAAGGCCCGAACACCATGAATAGGGCCATGGATGTTGACATTCAAAGTCGTCTCCCAGCGGGCGGAAGATAATTCCCACAATGGACCCAGTGTCTCGATCGCCgcattgttgatgagcagTTGAACATCTCCATAGTGAGTGTGAACGTATTCAGCCAGTGCATCCAGCTCGTCTGGCCGAGATACGTCGACAACCCTCGCTTCAGCCTTTCCTTTGGCGGCTATGATCTCTGAGGCAACTTCTCTGGCGCGTTTGAGATCGATGTCAGCGATAATGACGGTCATCCCGAATGATGCGATATGGCGTGCAAGACCAGAACCTAGaccacctccagctcctgtTATCACTGCAACGCCGCTATTGAATGCTTTTTCTGGGCTTTGAGTTGTCATTGCTGTTGATCGATGAGCGAGATAAATGTCGCCGGTCATTGGAAGAATGCCAGTTGGGGGAGCCTCGGATACTTATACTCAAGAGTCTGGCAATTATGACATAGCAAGCTGACTCGAGTGATTCAAGCCAGCAGCGGGTCATCAGTGGCTTAAATTGTCATCATTTGAAGACTGCAATTTCTCTAGTACATAAGATCACGGAGATGGGTGCCAGCATGATACTTTCAAAGGCAGCAATTGAGGGCAATCACGGGCCAGGTTATTAGAGCTGATAAGTTTGTCTTCCGGTCGACGCAAGTTACATTGCAGCTCAGCCGATTCTTGGAGTCGAGGACTACGAAAGAAGCCCGGTTTGCTGCGACGCCAATACTACGAACACGTTCCTCCCCGATCCCGTAAAGAAACAGCCTAAACTCCATCCAAATCATGCTTTCACTTCCGGCACCATATCATCGAGGTCTGTATATGTAAGCTAAATACTGCTGTAATGAACTTTCGGCACTTACAGTATGTTAGATCTTCACCCTTCGCCTCGCGCTGAGATATGCCATTGCCCATGAAAGAAAATGGATTCGACTGGCCTCTATTAGTCATGGTCACCAAAGAAATCATTTTACTCACGTTAATGTACTTGATGTCGAAGTCTTCCCATCGTGGGTTAGCAATCATCTCCATGAAATGAATGCTTGATCCTGGCCAGACTGCAACGACTCGGCCTGACTTCCTGTCTTTATCTACACCACTAATCAGTTGCTATTTCCGGGTCACAAGGTAGAGGCACATACACCAGCTCTGACAAGATCCTGTCCAGACAAGGTCTTTGTGGACTTCTTGAACATAGTCATTGAACGCGTCTTGGACGGGTTGCTTCACATCCAAAGAGCGAATCTGGTCTTTTTGGATTTTTGTGATCGCTTGCACGATGTATTTGGCACTTTTGGAACTGCTGTTAGCCATGAAACTCCCAGAATTAGACGAGAGCAGACGTACCTTGACTCGATACATGGAATGAGAGAACCATTGGCGATAGGACAGTTAGGCCCTAACAGAGCTATCTATCGTCAGTACATCCCACAAGACGTGTGATTCATTGCAACTTACTGAAGTAATTGGGCAAGCCTGCAATGGCCATTCCGAGGTAGGCTTCTGGACCTCTAGCCTTCCACATAGTCCGTAGACTCACACCATTCCGACCAACGATGTTGAATCGAGAAGAGAATGAAGTGTTGAACCCAGTTGCACAGATAAGAGTATCGACTTCATGAAGCTCACCATCCTCCGTCTCAATTCCCTTTTCAGTGATCCTGCGTATACCCGTTCGGATGACATTCACATTGGGCTCCTGGATTGCTTTGAGATACGGTAGGCTGGGAGTAAGTCGTCGGCATCCTAGCTCCCAACTATTGCACACGCCGTCAGTAACGATATGCTCGTAAACAAGGGAATGAATCACCTTGGAATGAGCTTCTCTCTCAGCTCTGGTGAGGCAATTGCTGAACTCATCATCTTTTCTGCCCACTGCATCTCGGTTAACTAGAACTTCCCAGTTGTGAGAGTATCGGCATACCTGTCTGCCCTTCTCCTGTGCCTCTGAGTTCTTAATGCTAGCAGCAAAGTTCTCATTCATCTGTTGTTCAATCTGTTTTCGGAACGCCTTGTAATATTCCGGATCGTTGTTAAACCTCTCGATATCTGCGGCAGTATCTGGTCATAGTCAGTATCGAGATCTTTAGGAGATCATAGTTCCATACATGGCGCGTTGAAGTTAGAGGACTCTATGCCGAACCCAACTGTCGGAAGAATATATGTAGGTGATCGCACATATACGTCGATTTTGTCGCATAATGGCTGTATGGTTGGGACTACCTGTATGCTGCTTGCACCAGATCCGATGATACCAACAGACGCTCCTTTGAGATCGATCTTAGGGTCCTGATCACTGTTAGTCAAGGCTTCAAGTCAAGGAAAAGTCTCATCTTACCCAAGCAGCTGTATGTATCAGTTTTCCTTTGAAGTTGTGCAAGCCCTGGATATCAGGCCACTTCCAATCATTCAAAATACCGCCCGCGTTGATGAAAACATGAGCAAGGTGGCCTTCAACGATAGCATCGCTCTCAGGTGATATGTCACGCGCAACCTGAACCCGCCAAAGCCCTGTGTCGTCGTCCCACTCAGCACCAATCACACGGGAGTTGAAGGTGATTCTGTTGTATAGATCGTGCTTCTCTGCCACTGAGATGAAGTACTCGCCAATTTCCTCGGCCGGTGAAAAGCTGCCATCCTCAGTAAAAAAATCAAACGACGGACAATTCGTTGTTTCTTACTGTCGGGACCAATCCGTCTTGTAGTCAAAGGAATACTGGTAAGCGTGACTTGCAACATCACATGCTGCACCAGGGTACCTTGTCTCCAGCCATGTACCCCCAACATCAGCATTCTTCTCGAAGCATAAAATCTCGACATGCCGAAGTTTCTTCAACTCAATCAACGCTGCGATTCCTGAAGGGCCTGCACCCACGACGATGACTTTTAATGGCCTCTGTGATCTATCGTGCAGTGGATGCCGGCCGTATCCCTGTGTCGTTGGGAGTTTTGGTGGCTGCGTGCCATTGCTCGCATTGTTGCTTTGAGATATAGTCATGATGTATGGCGTAGTTCAATCTTGGAGACGAGCTAATTCAACGGACGTGTTGTAGACAAACCATTACTTTTCAGCTAGGCCATGCCTTTTTCATTATCTTCGTATTGTCAGTCAGGCCGTACTCGGCGTCATCTGACCCGGACTGACGGTACATAGCCGAACGGAGGGTTATTGAGGGGAAGCCGTGCAGGGAACAATGACACCTGGATGCGGGGGAAACTGTCGAGTCATTGAGTCGAGTCAGTTTAAATCCTCGGTTATAACACACCACTAAAGCCATTTGAGGTTAGGCTTGAAATGATGTGAATAGCAGCGTGGGGTATCACATAACAAGTGACTTTGATAAGTAATAAGAACTCGTCTGATTATTTCCATTCCCTCTTATAAGTCGATCTGATAGTCATCCTTAATAAGTGTTCGCAGCTCATACCAAGGCATGTCGTGATCTAGAAAGGAATGTTGTGATGAGTGAGGATCAGGTTAGGGTAGTTAAGATCAGAATCATGTTATCACTCAATAAACTTCTTGTTATCAGAATCAGGCCGTGCTGCCCACCACATTTGCCACTGTAGACTTCTTTCGTGGAAGACAGGATAGCCTCATTATCGCCTCCATGAGGCGCCATTACAAGTCGATCCAACGAGACAGAATCGAGATAAGATGGTTAGGTAGAGACTAGTCCACATTTTATTATGAACACATTCAAAACCACCAAATCGACCAATAAAGGGGCGTATTCCTTTGGAGAATGAGGTCAAATCCCGCACTCCATGATTTACTCCCCTCAAGGTTTAAGACCTGGCCAGATTCAAGGTGCGCTGTAGGCTACAGGGCTAGCTCGCCTGAAAGCTGGGGATCTGCGGGGTCGAGATCGATTCCGGGGCTTACAAGGACCCCGTTAGTCTAACTAATTCGGGGAACATGCTCTAATGCACAAGGAGGGGGAAGGGGTCCGATGGCAAATAATCTTTCTCTCGTTTCCATCACATCCATTGCCTTCATTTGACAGTCCTAGACAATAACCCCGACCTATATCACAGTAAAAGCGTGTACACTTTGTACCCCGTTACTCAGCTACTACGATCGATGCCGTCGCTTGACGCAAACGAGGCCATCAATATGACCGCTGACGCTGAAACGCGGCGCGCAAAGAAGCGCCAAACGGACAGGAATGCGCAACGACAGCATCGGAAACGGCAGAAGCAGTACATCGAAGGACTCGAGGCTCAGATATCTCTTCTCAAATCAGCTGGTAAATCTGAGGCATCTCAACTTGCTGCCCAGAACCTGCAATTACAAGATGAGGTTGGTCTTCTCTCGTTCAGTTTATCTGTCTGAAGTGAGGTGGCTAACAAATTGAGTCGGCAGCTCCAACAAATGCGCCGTCTTTGGGACGAGATGGAAAATATACTGCAACGCCAACGGGATCTACGATCAAACTCGATACTCAATGTGCCATTGGTCTGTTCTGATGGCAGTCCGACGCCCAGCTACGATAGCAATAATGAGAGGGATGCTTCCGCACAGGCATTTGCAGTGAGGTCTGCGAGCTTCAACGACACCGCCCAAGTGCGTCCGACAGTGCACCCAGCACCTGCAGTCGTGGGTGGTCACTTGCAGTCGACCGGACTGTCAGATCTGGATGGACTTATGCTTCACGACTCAACGTCGACACACGATCTACCGGATAACCTGATCCATTGCGACACGTTGGATCTTCATGATGGCTCCCACCTACTTAACACAGATGGCAATGAGATGGATTCGATTCTGCGAGATGACTTTGCGCTGGCCAATATGGATCGTTCAGACGAAAGCGACAGAGCCACGACCGAACTGACTCACTCCCAATCACTCACAGCCCGGAATAAAGACTCAGACCACTTCTATACAATAGATTCATCCCAGATACAGACCCCTCGAGCGCATGAATCTGACTCCGCAATGACCATGAGATGGATAACCAGCCCAAGTCATCTCCTCCGAGAAGCCGACGACATAGATCATTTCCCAGAAGTCGAGGACGGTTCACCACACCACCAGGAAAGGCAACGTACCCCCGATCCTCTCGACGGCTTCACAGAATTATTCGATGCGTGCATGAAGCATAACCTCCCCGCCTTCCGCTCGAACATGCCCTTGCTGATGTTTTCGTCGGCTTCGAAAGACGTGCTGTTACATGAGATGATACAGCGTGCTAGCCAGAACCCAGAGTCCATCGGGCCGCCAGTGCTGATCGACT encodes:
- a CDS encoding related to 20beta-hydroxysteroid dehydrogenase — encoded protein: MTTQSPEKAFNSGVAVITGAGGGLGSGLARHIASFGMTVIIADIDLKRAREVASEIIAAKGKAEARVVDVSRPDELDALAEYVHTHYGDVQLLINNAAIETLGPLWELSSARWETTLNVNIHGPIHGVRAFLPRMIASGKECWIANVSSVGAFTTIPGQSAYAVTKHAVQAFTESLHVEMRSQKTPIHVSSVIPGLLNTGIFDRAEHDTSTGDTAWERHRRLMAETARQKGMGIDQASRMVVEQIAEGKLWVSTHPAILTEILQQRIQYYDRQGEPNIPPA
- a CDS encoding monooxygenase-like protein, yielding MTISQSNNASNGTQPPKLPTTQGYGRHPLHDRSQRPLKVIVVGAGPSGIAALIELKKLRHVEILCFEKNADVGGTWLETRYPGAACDVASHAYQYSFDYKTDWSRHFSPAEEIGEYFISVAEKHDLYNRITFNSRVIGAEWDDDTGLWRVQVARDISPESDAIVEGHLAHVFINAGGILNDWKWPDIQGLHNFKGKLIHTAAWDPKIDLKGASVGIIGSGASSIQVVPTIQPLCDKIDVYVRSPTYILPTVGFGIESSNFNAPYTAADIERFNNDPEYYKAFRKQIEQQMNENFAASIKNSEAQEKGRQWAEKMMSSAIASPELREKLIPSWELGCRRLTPSLPYLKAIQEPNVNVIRTGIRRITEKGIETEDGELHEVDTLICATGFNTSFSSRFNIVGRNGVSLRTMWKARGPEAYLGMAIAGLPNYFTLLGPNCPIANGSLIPCIESSAKYIVQAITKIQKDQIRSLDVKQPVQDAFNDYVQEVHKDLVWTGSCQSWYKDRKSGRVVAVWPGSSIHFMEMIANPRWEDFDIKYINSNPFSFMGNGISQREAKGEDLTYYLDDMVPEVKA